A window of Fundulus heteroclitus isolate FHET01 chromosome 15, MU-UCD_Fhet_4.1, whole genome shotgun sequence contains these coding sequences:
- the si:dkey-119m7.4 gene encoding solute carrier family 22 member 6-A isoform X1, whose amino-acid sequence MNFDEILSRIGGFGKFQKLLYVWICIPQIFLAFHMLVSVFTGAVPPHLCRSAWPSADTPATLNFSLLSGPDSRPELSCTMASNHSGAAAGGDGHPAVSCQGGWEYSTETFHSTIATEWDLVCSNASLNNVGSSIYMFGLLVGAVLFGHLADKYGRRIIILISLAIQATFGVAAAFAPNFYVYTALRFMVGTSISGVIMNAFVLGTEWTGLRKRMLAGIITDYFFGFGYIILAGVAYLIRDWRKLQLAISAPGFLFIVYIWVLPKSARWLMANDRNEEAWEVILKAAEMNGKPISKDLEMCQVYQTDEKSVLKKKHSFIDLVRTPTMRKRSLIVFYLWFVNVLVYYGLSLNISDFGMNIFLTQMIFGLVEMPARTITLFTLNRSRKFSQLAFLVVGGTACLLTTCIPNDLPIVRTVLAMVGKFGITASLSIIYVYSAEVFPTVIRQNGIGIGSMCARIGGVLAPMMYLLRNINPHAPMILSGLCPLLGAGLTLLLPETANKPLPDTIEDIEGESLSDAEDCVKAGIFDPRTVPVETPRTD is encoded by the exons ATGAATTTTGATGAAATTCTGAGTAGAATTGGAGGCTTTGGGAAGTTCCAGAAGCTCTTGTACGTTTGGATCTGTATACCTCAGATCTTCTTGGCGTTCCACATGCTGGTGTCTGTATTTACCGGAGCCGTTCCTCCTCATCTGTGCCGCTCTGCTTGGCCCTCAGCGGACACCCCCGCCACCTTGAACTTCAGCCTTCTGAGCGGCCCTGACAGCCGTCCTGAACTCTCCTGCACCATGGCCTCGAACCACAGCGGCGCTGCAGCCGGCGGAGACGGACACCCCGCCGTGAGCTGCCAGGGTGGCTGGGAGTACAGCACGGAGACATTCCATAGCACCATAGCAACTGAG TGGGACCTGGTCTGTTCCAACGCCAGCCTCAACAATGTTGGCTCGTCCATCTACATGTTCGGACTCCTGGTCGGAGCTGTTCTGTTCGGTCACTTGGCCGATAA ATATGGCCGCCgaatcatcatcctcatcagcCTGGCCATCCAAGCCACCTTTGGTGTCGCTGCTGCTTTCGCTCCAAACTTCTACGTCTACACCGCCCTGCGCTTCATGGTCGGAACATCCATCTCCGGCGTCATCATGAACGCCTTTGTTTTAG GTACGGAGTGGACGGGCCTGAGGAAGCGCATGCTGGCTGGTATCATCACAGACTACTTCTTCGGCTTTGGGTACATCATACTGGCCGGTGTGGCGTACCTCATAAGAGACTGGCGGAAGCTACAGCTGGCTATATCTGCACCTGGCTTCCTCTTCATCGTCTACATTTG GGTTCTGCCTAAATCAGCTCGCTGGTTGATGGCCAACGACAGGAACGAGGAAGCATGGGAAGTGATCCTGAAGGCAGCAGAGATGAATGGGAAACCAATCAGCAAGGACCTGGAGATGTGTCAG GTTTATCAGACTGATGAGAAAAGCGtgctgaagaaaaaacattccTTCATTGACCTTGTTCGAACCCCAACAATGAGGAAGCGCTCCCTGATTGTCTTTTATCTTTG GTTCGTCAACGTCCTCGTTTACTACGGCCTGTCCCTCAACATTTCCGACTTTGGAATGAACATCTTCTTAACCCAGATGATCTTTGGCCTGGTGGAGATGCCTGCACGCACCATCACACTGTTCACCCTCAACCGCTCACGCAAGTTCTCTCAGCTGGCTTTTCTGGTAGTGGGAGGGACTGCCTGCCTTCTAACTACCTGCATCCCCAACG ACTTGCCCATTGTCAGAACAGTGCTGGCCATGGTGGGGAAGTTTGGGATCACGGCGTCTCTGTCGATCATTTATGTCTACTCAGCTGAAGTATTTCCAACTGTGATCAG GCAAAACGGGATCGGTATAGGATCCATGTGTGCGCGAATCGGAGGTGTTCTGGCTCCCATGATGTACCTTTTGAGAAACATCAATCCTCATGCTCCCATGATTCTCTCTGGCCTGTGTCCGCTCCTGGGAGCTGGATTGACCCT